The following proteins are encoded in a genomic region of Nakaseomyces glabratus chromosome J, complete sequence:
- a CDS encoding uncharacterized protein (CAGL0J00715g~Has domain(s) with predicted GTP binding, GTPase activity, role in protein transport, signal transduction, small GTPase mediated signal transduction and intracellular, membrane localization), with product MEILLYDVSDNPTPRCLDNTARITVMGEHGSGKTTLITRWLRNMFIQVDQGDYDIYTTHVARQNIHQYDHEINAALSKTKSEMLAKNPSDENITPAMTRASSYKNRHPLKVQILDAEPVEIGEYSDLRNMQIEQSDAFILCFDCADSNAVDELRGYKRKIDSIRGNALIMLCCTKVDLSAERVFGIEETQDILEKLNISPSDYYEVSSKHAIGTERLLYRTLAHIEDCKTSERIDMVKNSIATSEEEKSSTDSVSTETLKEDEKKTRGRLLHPRAIRKLSHNDSPAQQQCCCIM from the coding sequence ATGGAAATTCTTTTATATGATGTTAGTGATAACCCCACGCCAAGATGCCTTGACAATACTGCTCGAATTACGGTAATGGGAGAGCATGGCAGTGGTAAGACTACATTAATAACGAGGTGGCTGCGAAATATGTTCATCCAAGTTGACCAAGGAGATTATGATATTTACACCACTCATGTTGCTAGACAAAACATACACCAGTACGACCACGAAATCAATGCTGCTCTATCGAAGACCAAGTCCGAGATGCTCGCTAAGAATCCGAGtgatgaaaatattacACCTGCTATGACCAGGGCTAGTAGTTACAAGAACAGACATCCCTTGAAAGTCCAGATTCTGGATGCTGAGCCGGTTGAGATTGGCGAGTATTCAGACTTAAGAAACATGCAAATCGAGCAATCCGATGCTTTCATCCTTTGTTTTGATTGTGCGGATAGTAATGCTGTTGATGAACTTCGAGGCTATAAACGTAAGATAGACTCAATCCGTGGGAATGCTTTGATCATGTTGTGCTGCACAAAAGTAGACCTTTCCGCCGAACGTGTGTTTGGTATCGAGGAGACCCAGGATATTCTTGAAAAACTGAACATCTCACCATCTGATTACTACGAGGTGTCTTCAAAGCATGCGATTGGTACTGAAAGATTGCTTTACAGAACCTTGGCACACATTGAGGATTGTAAGACTTCGGAGCGTATCGATATGGTCAAGAACAGTATCGCTACTAGCGAAGAGGAAAAGAGCAGCACCGATAGTGTATCAACAGAGACACTCAAGGAAGATGAGAAGAAAACTCGAGGCCGTCTATTACACCCTAGAGCTATTCGTAAGCTCTCACATAATGACTCACCCGCACAACAGCAATGTTGTTGCATAATGTAA
- the RPS27B gene encoding 40S ribosomal protein eS27 (CAGL0J00737g~Ortholog(s) have structural constituent of ribosome activity), translated as MVLVQDLLHPTAASEARKHKLKTLVQAPRSYFLDVKCPGCLNITTVFSHAQTAVTCESCSTVLCTPTGGKAKLSEGTSFRRK; from the exons ATG GTTTTAGTTCAAGATTTGTTGCACCCAACTGCTGCCTCTGAGGCCAGAAAACACAAGTTGAAGACTTTGGTCCAAGCTCCAAGATCTTACTTCTTGGATGTTAAATGCCCAGGTTGTTTGAACATTACCACCGTGTTCTCTCACGCCCAAACTGCTGTTACCTGTGAATCCTGTTCTACTGTTCTTTGTACCCCAACCGGTGGTAAGGCTAAGCTTTCCGAAGGTACCTCTTTCAGAAGAAAGTAA
- the NUP192 gene encoding Nup192p (CAGL0J00759g~Ortholog(s) have structural constituent of nuclear pore activity and role in nuclear pore organization, regulation of G2/M transition of mitotic cell cycle, regulation of nucleocytoplasmic transport): MKWSVSQFSDLYASIDAKAISSELFTQLLPDLKELLKYPPKNTESRNKLEKLQDYKTDDGSIFKLNQDFIISIISLSDELNLDELEAVNLVLENSPGSQIYASEVVNNGKISFFLRRQYILQIVSYICNAEDVMSPYYKKFFNAETNTTILSKVLENFDIISKHLSDIKQEVNRNQILDNMNPLITQGIHFKRDFFSKEYDLLSQVLYGLSKRSLINTQISSVDLIIEHSLKMETNDFFVVYFLPTLLNLFSNLNTFSDVDIFGLHKKYTNELITKQEQVYKKPMKVLIMFIFLTFLIGWCKEDPQNRVTKLNFKSDIDDPMTIAVELGAIEQLLIVIADLSRIDESTAVQYYDFRALLERHLPRFIPLQLVDENVIQKYNQMSSLTERSDSTKINGPHESFSRNTYRPPSMISPNNYSKDNRFTNGLGSTSISMDRLNEGRVFFSTSDMNKEISKFRENISEMFEMFLEENIHHFIQTFISDCAFLLTKLKDAEEDSLLSGEDLDLDDIATKADLERFFVSVFYFYSKRPHYVAAFWEDKESAAYGFVEWASKCNDNLMKSCFYLMLGGLSSGKENALNVYYYLGDSNPTSWKRIADTIGSYSSKILNLGKAIQAKEQENEGELNTTLLALEEGLNEETIVFLSSLLTLISSVADQMEPDEKLMFSHLFVDVIFELTKCETPLVGACFNTISTLVPILESDRASIWHKLDSTLFKGVALSDTSQYISAFSSILTTYSDVLGFLALIRNLLQIESFDCNKEFLVFGHLQYPNQLGRPYRKSGIWPYLEFVMNEVFVNSDKITDSFKRHELQERVLEIILTCLNSFDYSVLLNSISVGANLDNLVHGENFASYVQDNAAPAMFNFLFQENVYTKLYSIASVGIDNSSLLKPHSQLQTLLRLSLSVIERTLDYEKTYTEELLTIIKKYQSGEFYRPKYYGLHGLVSFTQTVFFNLDFVTCLGLYIGLDNDSIPIISINILRKLALLFNSTEPDPILGNKLFTLFDSIDESARIKDAFIDQLDCPIENSDNLMLKVEILEFLKDSLDIESSKPSVAHLLLGFQYDNTLTFGPNLSTFIQSGHSLFHSVIRLLISALNELSSYKIDFAPMRLAALSLQLLELMCKSQLTSDLVIEHITNNEIIKKIMDVDPQTSNHTLWNGLNLESTTQSTKARFIQGSSAGAYLMFLRYRTSMIQFLNVVIHTISLKGTISRVAPYTSYLISNSIYSARIFSLLRPLHQNIILKEKIVPENLQLLKDLPVDLDKVQLRKSCTGNIYDFDEISSVLELHSKTYSVSQLNSKEFMDKILSEFEEVKQLITLFLVRKESFSQQLAILHNWVQLVQIIVSDGNLGERKRSTFILEVFDMVTPKISVYVDIDVKFAEELVSLMVFLFHIYNQSNASSSGKYFLDSKLHNLFQVCIRGISSPLSSLKLRSDFYVIANNYLLRVLKNSGMAYAIVKDLRLNNERLVEVICNDAIYGEGAIKITGLLLLDSLVQLGNHHQENFIVMTLMRSTKLFHIIRSLKATDSLLNASTENVNVENFLYELTAFKATAYFLIRIAETREGAVALIESKVFDILAELNFLKIDPDLGLELVFDETSNNTSSLLRVNITFDEPLILGKEATSVSIFELIIPIFQLMLAIVISSGRFNDAVRLATTSLLKQYQKLIIGTFKRDTLYKSGKKQASDELKYKHHQEFIKLVVLICTITKYEDK, translated from the coding sequence ATGAAGTGGAGCGTATCACAATTTAGTGATCTTTATGCTTCCATTGATGCTAAGGCAATTAGCTCCGAGCTATTCACTCAATTATTGCCTGATCTGAAAGAACTTCTCAAATATCCACCAAAGAACACCGAATCACGGAACAAACTAGAAAAACTACAAGATTACAAGACCGATGATGGGTCAATCTTCAAATTGAACCAGGATTTCATTATATCTATAATCTCATTATCTGATGAACTTAACTTAGATGAATTAGAGGCAGTGAATTTGGTATTAGAAAATTCCCCTGGGAGTCAAATATATGCTTCTGAAGTAGTTAATAATGGTAAAATATCCTTTTTCCTCAGAAGGCAATACATACTTCAGATTGTGTCTTATATCTGCAATGCTGAAGATGTTATGAGTCCTTATTATAAAAAGTTCTTTAATGCAGAAACCAATACCACTATTTTAAGCAAAGTCCTGGAgaattttgatataataTCGAAACACTTGTCAGATATCAAGCAGGAAGTGAATAGAAATCAAATCCTTGATAACATGAATCCATTGATTACTCAAGGCATTCATTTTAAAAGGGATTTTTTCTCTAAAGAATATGATTTACTTAGTCAAGTGCTATATGGATTGTCAAAAAGATCATTAATAAATACACAGATCAGTTCCGTTGATTTGATTATTGAACATTCATTAAAAATGGAAACTAATGACTTCTTCGTGGTGTATTTTCTTCCAACGTTATTAAACTTATTTTCTAATCTTAACACATTCTCTGATGTGGATATATTCGGACTGCACAAGAAGTATACTAATGAGTTGATAACAAAACAAGAGCAAGTTTATAAAAAACCAATGAAGGTATTAATTatgtttatttttctaaCATTTTTGATTGGATGGTGTAAAGAAGACCCCCAAAATAGAGTAACAAAACTGAATTTCAAATCCGATATTGATGACCCCATGACTATCGCAGTTGAATTAGGTGCAATTGAACAACTACTGATTGTAATAGCTGATTTATCTCGGATAGATGAATCAACAGCTGTACAATATTATGATTTTAGGGCACTTTTGGAAAGACACCTACCAAGATTTATCCCATTACAGTTAGTGGATGAAAATGTTATACAGAAGTATAATCAAATGTCTAGCTTGACTGAACGTTCTGACAGCACAAAGATAAATGGACCTCATGAAAGCTTTAGCAGGAATACCTACCGTCCTCCTTCAATGATTTCACCTAACAACTATAGCAAAGACAACAGGTTCACAAATGGGTTAGGATCAACCTCGATTAGTATGGATAGATTAAATGAGGGAAGGGTTTTTTTCTCTACTTCAGATATGAATaaagaaatttcaaagtttcGTGAAAATATTTCCGAAATGTTTGAGATGTTTCTAGAAGAAAATATCCATCATTTCATCCAAACATTTATTTCAGATTGTGCATTTTTGctaacaaaattaaaagaCGCTGAAGAGGACTCGTTATTGTCCGGTGAAGATCTTGATTTGGATGATATAGCAACCAAAGCAGATTTAGAAAGATTCTTTGTGTCAGTATTTTACTTCTATTCCAAGAGACCACATTACGTAGCTGCTTTTTGGGAAGACAAGGAATCTGCAGCATATGGCTTTGTTGAATGGGCTTCAAAATGTAATGATAATTTGATGAAGTCCTGCTTCTATTTAATGCTAGGTGGGTTATCATCTGGTAAAGAGAATGCTTTGAATGTCTATTACTACCTTGGTGACTCCAATCCCACCTCTTGGAAAAGAATAGCTGATACTATCGGTAGCTATTCCTCTAAAATACTAAACTTAGGGAAAGCTATTCAAGCAAAGGAACAAGAAAATGAGGGTGAGCTCAACACAACGCTACTTGCTTTAGAAGAAGGTTTGAATGAAGAAACAATAGTATTTTTGTCCTCATTGCTCACTTTGATAAGTTCTGTAGCGGATCAAATGGAGCCTGATGAGAAGCTAATGTTCTCTCATTTATTTGTTGATGTTATCTTTGAGTTAACAAAATGTGAAACTCCTCTGGTAGGTGCCTGCTTTAATACGATCAGTACACTGGTCCCAATTTTAGAAAGCGACAGAGCTAGCATTTGGCATAAGCTGGATAGCACTTTATTCAAGGGCGTTGCCTTGTCTGACACATCGCAGTATATTTCTGCCTTCAGTTCGATTTTGACTACATACTCTGATGTCCTTGGATTTCTTGCATTGATTAGAAATTTACTACAGATTGAATCTTTTGATTGTAACAAGGAGTTTCTAGTATTTGGACATCTACAATATCCAAATCAGTTAGGTCGTCCATACAGAAAGTCGGGAATTTGGCCTTACTTAGAATTTGTAATGAATGAGGTATTTGTCAACTCAGACAAAATTACAGATTCATTTAAAAGACATGAATTACAGGAACGTGTGCTTGAAATAATTCTGACCTGTTTGAATTCATTTGACTATTCTGTGCTATTAAACTCTATTTCTGTTGGTGCTAATTTAGACAACCTTGTTCATGGTGAGAATTTTGCAAGTTATGTTCAGGATAATGCAGCACCTGCGATgttcaattttttgtttcaggAAAATGTATATACAAAACTATACTCCATTGCATCAGTAGGGATAGATAATTCCTCCCTTTTAAAACCACACAGTCAGCTGCAAACTCTTTTGCGTCTTTCTTTATCTGTTATAGAGAGAACATTGGATTACGAAAAGACTTATACAGAAGAATTGCTCAcaataatcaaaaaatatcaaagcGGTGAATTTTATAGGCCAAAATACTACGGTCTTCACGGTCTTGTATCTTTCACGCAAAcagttttcttcaatttggATTTTGTCACTTGTCTAGGGTTATATATTGGCCTGGACAATGACAGTATTCCTATAATCTCGATTAATATCTTACGAAAATTGGCACTATTATTTAATTCAACAGAGCCTGATCCAATATTGGGTAACAAGTTATTTACACTTTTTGATTCTATTGATGAGTCAGCAAGAATCAAAGATGCTTTTATTGATCAACTTGATTGTCCTATCGAAAATTCAGACAATTTAATGCTGAAAGTGGAGATTCTTGAATTTCTAAAAGACAGTTTGGATATCGAATCGTCAAAACCTAGTGTTGCACATTTATTATTGGGCTTTCAATATGATAATACGCTAACTTTTGGGCCCAATTTAAGTACTTTTATTCAGTCTGGGCATTCACTCTTTCATTCGGTAATTAGACTTTTGATTTCTGCTTTGAATGAACTGTCCAGTTataaaattgattttgCACCAATGCGATTAGCAGCATTATCGCTGCAATTATTAGAGCTCATGTGTAAAAGTCAGTTGACATCGGATCTGGTAATTGAACATATcacaaataatgaaataataaagaagatTATGGATGTTGATCCCCAAACGTCAAATCACACTTTGTGGAATGGCCTAAATTTGGAATCTACTACTCAATCAACCAAGGCACGCTTTATTCAAGGTAGCTCGGCTGGTGCATATCTAATGTTTTTGAGATACAGGACATCAATGATTCAGTTCCTAAACGTTGTTATTCATACTATCTCATTGAAGGGTACCATTTCAAGAGTAGCACCGTATACAAGTTATCTGATATCCAACTCTATCTACTCTGCTCGAATTTTTTCTCTGTTGCGTCCCCTacatcaaaatataatcTTAAAGGAAAAGATAGTGCCAGAAAACCTTCAGCTTCTAAAGGATTTGCCAGTTGATTTGGATAAAGTCCAGCTAAGAAAAAGTTGCACAGGAAATATCtatgattttgatgaaattagCTCAGTACTTGAATTACATAGTAAGACTTATTCTGTGTCTCAGCTAAACTCAAAGGAATTTATGGATAAGATACTATCCGAGTTTGAAGAGGTAAAGCAACTTATTACTCTATTTCTAGTAAGAAAGGAGTCATTTTCTCAACAGCTGGCTATTCTTCATAACTGGGTCCAACTTGTTCAAATCATTGTATCTGACGGAAATTTGGGTGAGAGGAAAAGATCTACATTTATTCTGGAGGTTTTTGATATGGTTACTCCAAAAATAAGTGTTTATGTTGATATCGATGTTAAGTTTGCAGAAGAACTGGTTTCTCTAATGGTATTCCTAttccatatatataatcAATCGAATGCAAGCTCATCTGGAAAGTATTTTCTGGACTCTAAACTGCACAATTTATTCCAAGTATGCATAAGAGGGATAAGTTCTCCATTGTCATCCTTGAAACTGAGATCAGATTTTTACGTTATTGCTAACAATTACCTACTGCGggttttgaaaaactctGGTATGGCTTATGCGATAGTGAAGGATTTACGCCTAAATAATGAGAGGCTGGTAGAAGTGATTTGTAACGACGCTATTTATGGAGAAGGAGCAATTAAGATAACGGGGTTGTTACTCCTGGATTCGTTAGTACAACTTGGAAATCATCATCAGGAGAATTTCATAGTTATGACTTTAATGAGAAGTACAAAATTATTTCACATCATTCGTTCTTTGAAAGCGACAGATTCACTACTAAATGCAAGCACAGAAAATGTCAATGTTGAGAATTTCCTGTATGAGCTCACTGCTTTCAAGGCAACAGCATATTTCTTGATAAGAATTGCAGAAACAAGAGAAGGTGCTGTAGCACTGATTGAAAGCaaagtttttgatattttagCTGAGCtaaatttcttgaagattGATCCGGACCTAGGACTTGAGTTAGTATTTGACGAAACTTCTAATAATACTTCCTCTTTATTGAGAGTAAACATTACATTTGATGAACCTCTAATTTTGGGTAAAGAAGCGACTTCGGtctcaatttttgaattgatAATTCCAATTTTCCAGCTGATGCTTGCCATTGTTATCAGTTCAGGGAGATTTAATGATGCTGTAAGATTAGCAACCACTTCCTTGTTGAAGCAGTATCAAAAATTGATCATAGGTACTTTTAAGAGAGATACGCTTTATAAATCTGGAAAGAAGCAAGCCTCGGATGAATTGAAATATAAACATCACCAAGAATTTATCAAGCTTGTTGTTTTAATCTGCACCATCACCAAATATGAagataaataa
- the NSP1 gene encoding FG-nucleoporin NSP1 (CAGL0J00781g~Ortholog(s) have nucleocytoplasmic transporter activity, phospholipid binding, structural constituent of nuclear pore activity), giving the protein MSAFGNSGGGSFSFGNNSSSAFGAAANAGSNNTGGSSAFSFGANQNASTPFGGAATNNSANNGGANNTASPFGMNANQNKPLFGGATAGQSSSPFGAASNNTGATPGQTNNTSASQGLFGSNSNNVSQKPAFGFGASNTQATPSFGGFGSAQNGSSNNTTGASAFGAATSNTQNTTPAATNTGSAIGSTPAFGFNSANNNNNNAQNNKPAFSFGSTQPQSNNTLGTAAGTNSNPGSSGKPAFSFGASNTTSTTGTAGAVGNTSNTPVPPSGSTPKPAFGTSASTTPAPGAGSFSFGSSIGTDANKTDAAKPSLFGGLNKPADAASKPTLSFGSTAPSSNTTNDKPASDAKPAFSFGNSSTTNNGPSLFSQAKPADEEKKTTPALNFGSASQSGEKTEEKKPAFSFGAAATGSTTQSKPSLSFGSTTKEENKSSSTPAFSFGSKPANDDKKDTPETSNKPEASKPSFSLNLSAGTSEKKDENSTKPFSFGTKTAEKDETKTDKPAFSFGKTTTDTNESKPALSFGGKNENSDKKSTLTFGSQSEKKEDSGAKPAFSFGSKSDKKDEPPKPAFSLGTKTDKTEISESKPGFSFGAKTDKPSTTTDVNKTETPKAGFSLKSDSKADDKSKNFSFGTSKDGKNTSETDKTESAKSNLGTEASSQQKLESKPVEVKPVSLDNKTLDDLVTKWTNQLSSASKHFDQYSKRITDWDRILVDGGKQISQLYTEAVNAEQAQNKIDQSLQYIERQQEELETFLDNYESRTEALLSDILPSNSGVPGNNNDQKRLQAYKTAESLDENLNALSANLSSLIDEVNDVSNTFNNVTSINLNNKDESAQLIKLLNVHLDALKSLDNNALLLENKIDSIQK; this is encoded by the coding sequence atgAGTGCCTTCGGTAACAGTGGTGGAGGTTCTTTCAGCTTCGGCAACAATTCATCGTCTGCATTTGGAGCGGCTGCCAACGCTGGCTCTAACAATACTGGTGGAAGCTCggccttttcttttgggGCCAATCAGAATGCATCCACACCATTTGGTGGAGCTGCAACGAACAACTCGGCAAACAATGGTGGTGCTAACAACACTGCGTCCCCATTCGGAATGAACGCAAACCAGAATAAGCCATTGTTTGGTGGAGCAACAGCTGGCCAGTCTAGTAGCCCATTTGGTGCAGCAAGCAACAATACTGGTGCAACCCCAGGACAGACAAATAACACAAGTGCTTCACAAGGCCTATTTGGAAGTAACTCGAACAACGTCTCACAGAAACCTGCCTTTGGATTTGGCGCATCAAACACACAAGCTACACCCAGTTTCGGTGGCTTCGGCTCAGCACAAAATGGTAGTTCAAATAATACTACTGGTGCTAGTGCTTTTGGGGCTGCTACTTCAAATACACAAAACACAACACCAGCAGCTACTAACACGGGGAGTGCAATCGGATCAACACCAGCATTCGGTTTCAATAGTGccaacaataataacaacaacgcacaaaataataagcCAGCCTTCTCCTTTGGATCAACACAACCACAATCCAATAATACGCTAGGCACAGCAGCAGGTACAAACTCCAACCCAGGCAGCTCAGGCAAACCTGCATTCTCCTTTGGCGCTTCCAATACAACCAGTACTACCGGAACAGCAGGTGCGGTCGGTAATACCTCTAATACTCCTGTACCTCCCTCAGGAAGCACTCCAAAACCAGCATTTGGAACTAGTGCATCTACTACACCAGCTCCAGGCGCTGGCTCTTTTTCATTCGGTTCTTCAATTGGCACAGATGCTAACAAAACAGATGCAGCAAAGCCATCTCTGTTTGGCGGCTTGAACAAACCTGCGGATGCTGCATCGAAACCAACCCTTTCATTTGGTAGCACTGCTCCTTCATCAAATACTACAAATGACAAACCTGCTAGTGACGCAAAACCtgccttttcttttggcaATAGTAGCACCACAAATAACGGCCCTTCTCTATTTTCACAAGCAAAACCagctgatgaagaaaaaaagacaaCCCCAGCTTTGAACTTTGGATCAGCTAGCCAGTCAGGTGAAAAgacagaagaaaagaaacctGCTTTTTCCTTTGGTGCTGCAGCAACAGGCTCGACAACTCAATCTAAACCATCACTGTCTTTTGGAAGTacaacaaaagaagaaaacaaatcCAGCTCTACACCAGCTTTCTCTTTTGGTTCCAAACCAGCAAATGACGACAAGAAAGATACTCCAGAAACTTCTAATAAGCCAGAGGCATCGAAGCCAAGCTTTTCTTTAAATCTAAGTGCAGGTACCTCTGAAAAGAAGGATGAAAATTCAACTAAGCCTTTTTCATTTGGAACCAAAACTGCTGAAAAAGATGAAACGAAGACAGATAAACCtgccttttcttttggaaaGACAACTACAGATACTAACGAGTCCAAACCCGCCCTTTCGTTTGGAGGCAAGAATGAGAACTCGGATAAAAAATCGACACTAACGTTTGGCTCTCAATCggagaagaaggaagatTCAGGTGCTAAACCAGCTTTCTCCTTTGGATCTAAATCTGATAAGAAAGATGAACCTCCAAAGCCAGCATTTTCTCTCGGTACTAAGACTGATAAAACTGAAATTTCTGAAAGTAAACCTGGTTTCTCCTTTGGCGCTAAAACAGACAAACCATCAACTACTACAGACGTTAACAAAACTGAAACGCCGAAAGCTggattttctttgaagtcGGATAGTAAAGCGGATGACAAATCAAAAAACTTCAGTTTTGGCACATCTAAGGATGGCAAAAATACTTCTGAGACCGACAAGACTGAATCTGCAAAATCAAATTTAGGAACAGAGGCATCTAGTCAACAGAAACTCGAGTCCAAACCAGTGGAAGTAAAACCTGTATCACTTGATAATAAAACACTTGATGACCTGGTGACCAAATGGACAAACCAACTCTCATCCGCTTCGAAGCACTTTGATCAATATTCCAAGAGAATTACGGATTGGGATCGTATTCTTGTAGATGGAGGGAAACAAATTAGCCAACTATACACTGAAGCAGTTAATGCAGAACAAgcacaaaacaaaatagaTCAATCTTTACAATATATCGAAAGGCAGCAGGAAGAACTTGAGACATTCCTGGATAATTATGAAAGTAGAACAGAAGCACTTCTTTCTGATATTCTACCATCTAATTCGGGTGTGCCAGGCAATAATAATGATCAAAAACGTCTACAAGCTTACAAGACTGCCGAATCATTGGATGAAAATCTAAATGCTCTTTCGGCTAACTTAAGCTCTTTAATCGATGAAGTAAATGATGTCAGCAACACATTTAACAACGTAACTAGCATAAACCTGAACAACAAAGACGAAAGTGCCCAGCTAATCAAATTGCTGAATGTTCACCTAGATGCTTTGAAGTCTTTGGATAATAACGCTCTTCTATTGGAGAATAAGATCGATTCAATCCAAAAATAA